The Mangrovibacterium diazotrophicum DNA window GTTATACTTGCTGTCGTCCCTGAAGACATGCTATGATCCCCGGACACCGTCAAAGAGCCTCCGACTGTCAACTCGCCGCTACTCTGCCCTAAATCACCCGAAATACTTACATTCCCAGTTACGGTCAATGTGCCATTGATACTTAAACTTCGATTAGTTATCAGGTTGCCATTCACAATTAGCGTACCTCCGTTCTTTATATAAAGACTTACATTTGATAAGTCCAAATCTCCGTTGATGATCAAAGTCCCACCATCAACTTCAATTTGCCCACCTGTCCAGCTTAGTACTCCCTCATAAGTAACCGTTGTTCCCGATTCAACAACAACTCCATCACCGCTATTAGGATAAGATGTTTTACTCCAAGTTGCTCCTGCAGTCCAAACCCCTGACTGTGAACTATGATACCAAGCAGCAAATGAAATGGATGGGATGATCAGCAAGCCAAATACAACCAGCAGTAATTTGATATGTCTTTTCAAATACTGCATCATTGGATACTAATTTTATTCGTTTGGAAAGTCATTACCTCCGCAGTTGCCGAATACCAAATCTCGCCGACTTTGTATACTGCTTTATATTCGCCTGCTTGGTCGGTAACCCAAGTTGCTTGGTTAGTGTTTTTCACCAATGCCGCGCCATCCAAATACCAAGAAACTTTCGTAATAGCGTCTGTATAGCTTTTCAATTCTAATGTCACACCTAAACAAAATGCGCCAGTATTTGCAAAATCATCTGTTTGTGTCGATGAAGACACAATCGACTCATATATTCCATCCGGTAATTCTTCCGGATCCACATTATCGAGAAAATCTGGAAATCCACCTGCTTCACATTGATCACTGTCTTCTGTACTGCCGGTATAACTACCCTCACATTTCTCAAACGTAGTTCCAAAACCATCCACATCACCAAAAACATATATCTTTGCATCATCCGTTTCCAGTGTTCCTTGGTTTGATGATCCTCCTTTATCCAAGCTTCCCAAAACGATAAAATAACTGGAAAGATCTAACCGAACCTGGTTTCCCAAATCAGCATCACCATATACAATCACAACACCACCGGTATTTAGATTTAAGACTCCATTATTACCCATAGTAAGGTCTCCGTTAATAATCAGAGTACCGTTAATTGTGAGCGTTCCATTAATCGTAACATTGTCATATGTTTCTGTTCCCGTTACCGTATATGAACTATTATTGGCAACAGTCAAATCAGCTGCATACCCTCCTAAACTTGCTGTAATGAATAAAATCAAGATTAGCAGAATCCGGCTGGCAAAGTGATATTTAGGGGTGGTTTGGTTCATATTTTTCAGGGGTGCGCAATAGCGAATGTGAATTGCAATAGCAACCCGGGTGAGACAATTATACTGTTGTGCTTATTTTGTCTTTTTGAACCAATGGTATTGGCACATGAATATTCCCGCATGTATAAGTTTACAAATGACATATTAAATATCTTTCTGCAGGAATTTGTAGACTGAACCGACTTGGATATCGCGCTAAACTGTGCTTGGAAGAAGACAATAAAAAACCACGCTGTCAGCTTTTCAACTGCAACTCTTAAATCAGAACTCCCGTTACCGGTAAGATTCCAAACGTCTCCTTGTAATCGCTTAAAAGCAGAAATGATGCGACAAGATGCATCCCTTACAACAAAACATATCCGTTTCAAGCCAACAGCTAGTCGACTCAGGACAACTAAAAAAATTTGTAGGATTTGAAATCCCCACTCTAAACGACACAAGAGACTAAAAAAACTTTTATGACAAAGTTTAGTCTCCATTCACTCCACAAAATCCCGTTTGTACTCTTAAAATTTATCAACCGGGATCGAAAATATGTAATATGCCCAGCTTTAAAAACTACAAAAGATCAAGAAGGCACATCTATCGACAAAAAGGCTATTTCTGTCGATAGTTCAATATGTCTAGAGTTTATTGTGGAGAAGCAGGTCCAAAAGCTCGTCTTTAAACTTTGGTGAGACTTTTAATTGCGATTTGTCGGTCATTTCGACCATTCCCCCGTCAGTTTTGACGTAGCGATTAATGCAGGTAAGGTTAACCAGGTGCGAACGATGAATCCGGAAAAAACCATGCGGCACCAACAACTGGTCGAATTCCAACAGCGTTCGGCTTATCAGAACCGAGGTACCATCTTTATAGAAAACACGGGTATAATTACGTTCGCCTTCGCAGCGCAGAATATTTTTCACCTTAATAATGGCGAAACCATTCATTTCAGGCAAAGCAATGGTCACATCGTTCGGATCTTCGGTACGCTCAATCTGGCTTCGCAGGTTGGTATATTCGATTTTCGGCTTGATACCCGATGACTTGAGAATCCGTGTAATCGTGGATTTAAC harbors:
- a CDS encoding LytR/AlgR family response regulator transcription factor; the encoded protein is MVRTVIIDDDQLARKILYRIINQNFEELEIVGEAGSVSEGLKLINEADPDLVFLDIEMPDGTGFDLIDQLTEVDFRLVFVTSYNDYAITAFKYSAFDYILKPVLPENVKSTITRILKSSGIKPKIEYTNLRSQIERTEDPNDVTIALPEMNGFAIIKVKNILRCEGERNYTRVFYKDGTSVLISRTLLEFDQLLVPHGFFRIHRSHLVNLTCINRYVKTDGGMVEMTDKSQLKVSPKFKDELLDLLLHNKL